In Anser cygnoides isolate HZ-2024a breed goose chromosome Z, Taihu_goose_T2T_genome, whole genome shotgun sequence, a genomic segment contains:
- the LOC106035583 gene encoding granzyme K-like, producing MTSQLLALLLSLIAVILPLRYGCSDIIGGHPVSPHSRPYMAAIQTKNSTVCGGALVGDQWVLTAAHCRSNKEEFRVVLGAHQASIHEKEQQKFKIMNLFRHPQFNMSSMINDIMLLKLDRVANLNKYVQPLNLPDCDEDIKRGTECTVAGWGVTSSGKQSECLQETNLKIVDRKICAKQYIKKEVKITSNMLCAGGRKKFRRSDACRGDSGGPLICDGHYSGIVSFGEKCRKGHKGHLPGVYTRLTKKYIDWIKEVVSHNSVP from the exons ATGACCAGCCAGCTGTTagctcttcttctctctctaaTTGCTGTTATCCTACCTCTGAGAT atggCTGCAGTGACATTATTGGAGGACACCCCGTGTCTCCCCATTCCCGGCCCTACATGGCTGCCATCCAGACAAAGAATTCAACTGTGTGTGGAGGAGCTCTGGTGGGTGACCAATGGGTTTTGACAGCAGCGCACTGTAG ATCAAACAAAGAAGAATTCAGAGTTGTTCTTGGAGCCCATCAAGCATCCATACAtgaaaaagaacagcagaaatttaAGATCATGAATTTATTTCGTCATCCCCAGTTTAACATGTCTTCCATGATAAATGATATAATGCTCCTCAAG ctggaTCGTGTGGCAAATCTGAATAAATATGTGCAACCTTTGAATCTGCCTGACTGTGATGAAGATATCAAACGTGGCACAGAGTGCACGGTGGCTGGATGGGGAGTCACGTCTTCAGGAAAGCAATCAGAATGTCTTCAGGAAACAAATCTTAAAATTGTTGAtagaaaaatctgtgcaaaacaatatattaaaaaagaagtgaaaataacCAGCAACATGTTGTGTGCTGGAGGGAGAAAGAAGTTTCGAAGGAGCGATGCTTGCCGG ggAGACTCTGGTGGGCCGCTCATCTGTGATGGTCACTACAGTGGGATTGtttcttttggagaaaaatgtagaaaaggaCACAAAGGACACTTGCCTGGAGTTTACACACGACTGACTAAAAAATATATTGACTGGATAAAAGAAGTAGTTTCCCATAACAGTGTGCCTTAA
- the LOC106035576 gene encoding granzyme A-like: protein MGAFFTLLTSAAVFLLVIPGGLCVDIIGGDEVAPHSRPFMALILKNEGRKERLLICGGALIKRNWVLTAAHCPVESSNDSVILGAHSIKRKEKEKQFFKIAKLIRHPCYWPESKEHDLMLLQLKGRAKLNKAVKTIQLPTSNDDPKPGTVCRVAGWGQTKNNLRKPSETLREVNVTIISREICNSKKYYQNNPTITDRMICAGSEKGNRDSCVGDSGGPLICNNVMRGITSFGKKDKCGAIGAPGVYTRLTKQYVQWIKKTIGGDF, encoded by the exons ATGGGagctttctttactttgttgACCTCTGCTGCTGTCTTCCTCCTAGTAATTCCTGGAG gtttatGTGTGGATATAATTGGAGGAGATGAAGTAGCACCACACTCAAGACCGTTTATGGCCCTAATCTTAAAAAATGAAGGACGAAAAGAAAGACTACTTATTTGTGGAGGAGCTTTGATCAAACGAAACTGGGTGTTAACAGCTGCCCACTGTCCTGT GGAAAGCAGCAATGACAGTGTTATTCTTGGAGCTCattcaataaaaagaaaagaaaaagaaaaacagttttttaagATTGCAAAACTAATTCGCCATCCATGCTACTGGCCAGAAAGTAAGGAACATGACCTTATGCTGCTGCAG CTTAAGGGAAGAGCAAAATTGAATAAAGCTGTGAAAACCATTCAACTGCCTACCTCCAATGATGATCCCAAGCCAGGAACAGTTTGTAGAGTAGCAGGATGGGgacaaactaaaaataatctCAGAAAGCCTTCTGAAACCCTGAGGGAAGTCAACGTCACTATCATCAGCAGAGAAATCTGCAATAGCAAAAAGTATTATCAGAACAACCCTACTATAACAGACAGGATGATATGTGCAGGGTCTGAGAAAGGCAACAGGGACTCATGCGTG GGGGATTCAGGTGGACCTTTAATATGTAATAATGTGATGAGAGGCATCACATCTTTTGGGAAAAAAGATAAGTGTGGTGCTATTGGTGCCCCTGGTGTCTACACTCGCCTCACAAAACAATACGTTCAGTGGATAAAGAAAACCATAGGGGGAGACTTTTAG